A genomic region of Zalophus californianus isolate mZalCal1 chromosome 1, mZalCal1.pri.v2, whole genome shotgun sequence contains the following coding sequences:
- the CDHR4 gene encoding cadherin-related family member 4 isoform X9 yields MWMCTGTLAIARALADLPAQVRETVTPGAQLYTLLLPGLELQHAQISINSAQDPPYFPGPFSINGQGWLLAPSQGLKGQAGKVFQLQILVTFGQNRSCHGMLKVKVLPVPSSQISFLGQARNITILDDLAPGSQVVQVRARGFDVRYEILSPVPCPLFSIGRGDGVVRTTAPLELAQAWGAAVTRLQVKAYERLRPWASVDLDLTVNVRSVNRWPPRCLPAMLVTEIPETTPVGTVLNTFTCTDPDSPGSTLNYELRFHSPPGPASLCLRGRALEVNATLDCDTPGACFQHAASILVLDGGQPLMTTEVPVLVMVIPVNEFSPACVPHTFRIREDAGPHTLLGSVVGTDKDYPHNSIEYDISGGPTAFSVDRLSGTPTPGLGWKGGTRVDCKLRLWAPLLGEIHLLGSLDYELQTLYRLTVLVTDQSQDQDPTNRRSGSCTITIEVEDVNDHAPECQPPFQELTIYAPLGRSVEVTKVSCWVPQEPQRLVFSYSIVGGNSQSRFSLQGPILVLNNMLGPPWPEQPHTHELLIRVADAGRSIPHLSATATVIVHLVPWSTSTAATRTRSAAVTSVTTPLLVTDTEAFWQPEPWFVVVLTVTSALFLLALGWLFSRLFQGLAQMLQTPRKPAQALLLNSIQGTEESIEGFMEAPRMEMPQTPSSAMSLQLFDGRAQDSRESPSSQTTLHLGPLSLFSPSQHLLSPPGNHYLLFP; encoded by the exons ATGTGGATGTGTACCGGGACCCTGGCTATAGCCCGTGCTCTGGCCGATTTGCCAGCCCAG GTTCGGGAAACAGTCACACCTGGGGCCCAGCTGTACACTCTGCTGCTCCCAGGCCTGGAACTCCAGCATGCCCAG ATAAGCATTAACAGTGCCCAGGACCCTCCATACTTCCCTGGACCTTTCTCCATCAATGGGCAAGGTTGGCTGCTGGCACCATCCCAGGGCCTCAAAGGCCAGGCTGGAAAG GTCTTCCAGCTTCAGATTTTGGTGACCTTTGGCCAAAATCGAAGCTGCCATGGGATGCTGAAGGTGAAAGTTTTGCCTGTTCCCTCCAGTCAGATCTCCTTCCT GGGGCAGGCCCGGAATATCACCATCCTGGATGACCTGGCCCCCGGCAGTCAGGTGGTTCAGGTTCGAGCCCGGGGCTTCGACGTGCGCTACGAAATCCTCTCCCCGGTGCCCTGCCCGCTCTTCTCCATCGGACGTG GGGACGGTGTGGTCCGCACCACCGCGCCCCTGGAGTTGGCGCAGGCCTGGGGCGCAGCAGTCACTAGGCTGCAGGTGAAGGCCTATGAGCGGCTCAGGCCGTGGGCCAGCGTTGACCTCGATCTCACGGTGAATGTGCGTTCGGTCAACCGCTGGCCCCCGCGCTGCCTCCCAGCGATGCTCGT GACTGAAATCCCCGAGACCACGCCGGTGGGCACGGTGCTGAACACCTTCACTTGCACTGATCCAGACTCTCCTGGCTCCACCCTCAACTACGAGCTGCGGTTCCACAGCCCTCCTGGCCCAGCTAGCCTCTGCCTTCGAGGCAGGGCCTTGGAG GTGAATGCCACACTGGACTGTGACACTCCTGGGGCCTGCTTTCAGCATGCAGCCTCCATCCTGGTGCTCGATGGTGGTCAGCCCCTGATGACCA CTGAGGTGCCAGTATTGGTGATGGTGATTCCTGTCAATGAGTTCTCCCCAGCCTGTGTCCCACACACATTCCGGATCCGGGAGGATGCAGGGCCCCACACCCTGCTGGGCTCTGTGGTGGGCACGGACAAGGATTACCCACACAACAGCATTGAGTATGACATCTCTGGTGGGCCCACCGCCTTCTCTGTGGACCGTCTCAGCGGTACTCCTACCCCAGGGCTGGGATGGAAGGGTGGAACCAGAGTTGACTGCAAGCTGAGGCTGTGGGCACCTCTTCTAGGGGAAATTCACCTCCTGGGATCTTTGGACTATGAGCTGCAGACATTGTACAGGCTCACAGTCCTAGTGACTGACCAGAGCCAAGACCAGGACCCCACCAACCGCCGCTCTGGCTCCTGCACCATTACCATTGAGGTTGAG GATGTGAACGACCATGCCCCCGAGTGTCAGCCCCCATTTCAGGAACTCACCATCTACGCTCCCCTGGGCCGTAGTGTGGAGGTGACCAAGGTGTCCTGTTGGGTTCCTCAGGAGCCACAGCGTCTGGTCTTTTCCTACAGCATCGTGGGAG GGAATAGTCAGAGCCGATTCAGCCTGCAAGGACCCATCCTGGTGCTCAACAACATGTTGGGGCCCCCCTGGCCAGAGCAGCCCCATACTCATGAGCTATTGATCCGGGTGGCTGACGCGGGTCGCTCCATTCCCCACCTCAGCGCCACAGCCACTGTCATTGTGCATCTCGTTCCTTGGAGCACCAGCACAGCGGCCACCCGCACCCGCAGCGCTGCA GTGACTTCAGTGACGACACCCCTGCTTGTGACAGACACGGAGGCTTTCTGGCAGCCGGAACCCTGGTTTGTGGTGGTGCTGACCGTGACCAGTGCCCTCTTTCTCTTGGCTCTAGGCTGGCTCTTCAGCAGGCTCTTCCAGGG GTTGGCCCAGATGCTACAGACACCAAGAAAACCAGCCCAGGCTCTGCTACTGAACAG TATCCAGGGAACTGAGGAATCCATTGAGGGGTTCATGGAGGCACCAAGGATGGAGATGCCCCAGACACCTAGCAGTGCCATGAGCCTG CAGCTCTTTGATGGCAGAGCACAGGACTCCCGTGAGTCCCCCTCTTCCCAAACCACTCTCCACCTGGGTCCACTTTCTCTCTTCAGCCCATCTCAGCATCTCCTTTCACCACCAGGCAACCACTATTTACTCTTTCCCTGA
- the CDHR4 gene encoding cadherin-related family member 4 isoform X2, with translation MALLRPPALLLALVVSELHCLPWFINVSESQGPGTTIHSFSFNCTAHMPMLELVHVQPPTTFFNQPSLSRWQKIYVGTVTLNSLARLDALAVNHYELQLRFTCGNNVTEGPLYVDVYRDPGYSPCSGRFASPGSGNSHTWGPAVHSAAPRPGTPACPASLSCQISINSAQDPPYFPGPFSINGQGWLLAPSQGLKGQAGKVFQLQILVTFGQNRSCHGMLKVKVLPVPSSQISFLGQARNITILDDLAPGSQVVQVRARGFDVRYEILSPVPCPLFSIGRGDGVVRTTAPLELAQAWGAAVTRLQVKAYERLRPWASVDLDLTVNVRSVNRWPPRCLPAMLVTEIPETTPVGTVLNTFTCTDPDSPGSTLNYELRFHSPPGPASLCLRGRALEVNATLDCDTPGACFQHAASILVLDGGQPLMTTEVPVLVMVIPVNEFSPACVPHTFRIREDAGPHTLLGSVVGTDKDYPHNSIEYDISGGPTAFSVDRLSGTPTPGLGWKGGTRVDCKLRLWAPLLGEIHLLGSLDYELQTLYRLTVLVTDQSQDQDPTNRRSGSCTITIEVEDVNDHAPECQPPFQELTIYAPLGRSVEVTKVSCWVPQEPQRLVFSYSIVGGNSQSRFSLQGPILVLNNMLGPPWPEQPHTHELLIRVADAGRSIPHLSATATVIVHLVPWSTSTAATRTRSAAVTSVTTPLLVTDTEAFWQPEPWFVVVLTVTSALFLLALGWLFSRLFQGLAQMLQTPRKPAQALLLNSIQGTEESIEGFMEAPRMEMPQTPSSAMSLQLFDGRAQDSRESPSSQTTLHLGPLSLFSPSQHLLSPPGNHYLLFP, from the exons ATGGCCCTGCTCAGGCCCCCGGCGCTTCTGCTTGCTCTGGTTGTCTCTG AACTCCACTGCCTGCCCTGGTTCATAAATGTCTCTGAAAGCCAGGGACCTGGCACCACCATTCATTCCTTCTCCTTCAACTGCACTGCTCACATGCCCATGCTGGAGTTGGTCCACGTGCAGCCACCCACCACCTTCTTCAACCAACCCAGCTTGAGCAGGTGGCAGAAGATCTATGTGGGCACG GTGACCTTAAACAGCTTGGCCCGGCTGGATGCCCTAGCAGTGAACCACTATGAACTGCAGCTTCGGTTCACATGTGGCAACAATGTGACGGAGGGACCACTCTATGTGGATGTGTACCGGGACCCTGGCTATAGCCCGTGCTCTGGCCGATTTGCCAGCCCAG GTTCGGGAAACAGTCACACCTGGGGCCCAGCTGTACACTCTGCTGCTCCCAGGCCTGGAACTCCAGCATGCCCAG CATCTCTGTCCTGTCAGATAAGCATTAACAGTGCCCAGGACCCTCCATACTTCCCTGGACCTTTCTCCATCAATGGGCAAGGTTGGCTGCTGGCACCATCCCAGGGCCTCAAAGGCCAGGCTGGAAAG GTCTTCCAGCTTCAGATTTTGGTGACCTTTGGCCAAAATCGAAGCTGCCATGGGATGCTGAAGGTGAAAGTTTTGCCTGTTCCCTCCAGTCAGATCTCCTTCCT GGGGCAGGCCCGGAATATCACCATCCTGGATGACCTGGCCCCCGGCAGTCAGGTGGTTCAGGTTCGAGCCCGGGGCTTCGACGTGCGCTACGAAATCCTCTCCCCGGTGCCCTGCCCGCTCTTCTCCATCGGACGTG GGGACGGTGTGGTCCGCACCACCGCGCCCCTGGAGTTGGCGCAGGCCTGGGGCGCAGCAGTCACTAGGCTGCAGGTGAAGGCCTATGAGCGGCTCAGGCCGTGGGCCAGCGTTGACCTCGATCTCACGGTGAATGTGCGTTCGGTCAACCGCTGGCCCCCGCGCTGCCTCCCAGCGATGCTCGT GACTGAAATCCCCGAGACCACGCCGGTGGGCACGGTGCTGAACACCTTCACTTGCACTGATCCAGACTCTCCTGGCTCCACCCTCAACTACGAGCTGCGGTTCCACAGCCCTCCTGGCCCAGCTAGCCTCTGCCTTCGAGGCAGGGCCTTGGAG GTGAATGCCACACTGGACTGTGACACTCCTGGGGCCTGCTTTCAGCATGCAGCCTCCATCCTGGTGCTCGATGGTGGTCAGCCCCTGATGACCA CTGAGGTGCCAGTATTGGTGATGGTGATTCCTGTCAATGAGTTCTCCCCAGCCTGTGTCCCACACACATTCCGGATCCGGGAGGATGCAGGGCCCCACACCCTGCTGGGCTCTGTGGTGGGCACGGACAAGGATTACCCACACAACAGCATTGAGTATGACATCTCTGGTGGGCCCACCGCCTTCTCTGTGGACCGTCTCAGCGGTACTCCTACCCCAGGGCTGGGATGGAAGGGTGGAACCAGAGTTGACTGCAAGCTGAGGCTGTGGGCACCTCTTCTAGGGGAAATTCACCTCCTGGGATCTTTGGACTATGAGCTGCAGACATTGTACAGGCTCACAGTCCTAGTGACTGACCAGAGCCAAGACCAGGACCCCACCAACCGCCGCTCTGGCTCCTGCACCATTACCATTGAGGTTGAG GATGTGAACGACCATGCCCCCGAGTGTCAGCCCCCATTTCAGGAACTCACCATCTACGCTCCCCTGGGCCGTAGTGTGGAGGTGACCAAGGTGTCCTGTTGGGTTCCTCAGGAGCCACAGCGTCTGGTCTTTTCCTACAGCATCGTGGGAG GGAATAGTCAGAGCCGATTCAGCCTGCAAGGACCCATCCTGGTGCTCAACAACATGTTGGGGCCCCCCTGGCCAGAGCAGCCCCATACTCATGAGCTATTGATCCGGGTGGCTGACGCGGGTCGCTCCATTCCCCACCTCAGCGCCACAGCCACTGTCATTGTGCATCTCGTTCCTTGGAGCACCAGCACAGCGGCCACCCGCACCCGCAGCGCTGCA GTGACTTCAGTGACGACACCCCTGCTTGTGACAGACACGGAGGCTTTCTGGCAGCCGGAACCCTGGTTTGTGGTGGTGCTGACCGTGACCAGTGCCCTCTTTCTCTTGGCTCTAGGCTGGCTCTTCAGCAGGCTCTTCCAGGG GTTGGCCCAGATGCTACAGACACCAAGAAAACCAGCCCAGGCTCTGCTACTGAACAG TATCCAGGGAACTGAGGAATCCATTGAGGGGTTCATGGAGGCACCAAGGATGGAGATGCCCCAGACACCTAGCAGTGCCATGAGCCTG CAGCTCTTTGATGGCAGAGCACAGGACTCCCGTGAGTCCCCCTCTTCCCAAACCACTCTCCACCTGGGTCCACTTTCTCTCTTCAGCCCATCTCAGCATCTCCTTTCACCACCAGGCAACCACTATTTACTCTTTCCCTGA
- the CDHR4 gene encoding cadherin-related family member 4 isoform X3, whose protein sequence is MALLRPPALLLALVVSELHCLPWFINVSESQGPGTTIHSFSFNCTAHMPMLELVHVQPPTTFFNQPSLSRWQKIYVGTVTLNSLARLDALAVNHYELQLRFTCGNNVTEGPLYVDVYRDPGYSPCSGRFASPAGEIIQVRETVTPGAQLYTLLLPGLELQHAQISINSAQDPPYFPGPFSINGQGWLLAPSQGLKGQAGKVFQLQILVTFGQNRSCHGMLKVKVLPVPSSQISFLGQARNITILDDLAPGSQVVQVRARGFDVRYEILSPVPCPLFSIGRGDGVVRTTAPLELAQAWGAAVTRLQVKAYERLRPWASVDLDLTVNVRSVNRWPPRCLPAMLVTEIPETTPVGTVLNTFTCTDPDSPGSTLNYELRFHSPPGPASLCLRGRALEVNATLDCDTPGACFQHAASILVLDGGQPLMTTEVPVLVMVIPVNEFSPACVPHTFRIREDAGPHTLLGSVVGTDKDYPHNSIEYDISGGPTAFSVDRLSGTPTPGLGWKGGTRVDCKLRLWAPLLGEIHLLGSLDYELQTLYRLTVLVTDQSQDQDPTNRRSGSCTITIEVEDVNDHAPECQPPFQELTIYAPLGRSVEVTKVSCWVPQEPQRLVFSYSIVGGNSQSRFSLQGPILVLNNMLGPPWPEQPHTHELLIRVADAGRSIPHLSATATVIVHLVPWSTSTAATRTRSAAVTSVTTPLLVTDTEAFWQPEPWFVVVLTVTSALFLLALGWLFSRLFQGLAQMLQTPRKPAQALLLNSIQGTEESIEGFMEAPRMEMPQTPSSAMSLLFDGRAQDSRESPSSQTTLHLGPLSLFSPSQHLLSPPGNHYLLFP, encoded by the exons ATGGCCCTGCTCAGGCCCCCGGCGCTTCTGCTTGCTCTGGTTGTCTCTG AACTCCACTGCCTGCCCTGGTTCATAAATGTCTCTGAAAGCCAGGGACCTGGCACCACCATTCATTCCTTCTCCTTCAACTGCACTGCTCACATGCCCATGCTGGAGTTGGTCCACGTGCAGCCACCCACCACCTTCTTCAACCAACCCAGCTTGAGCAGGTGGCAGAAGATCTATGTGGGCACG GTGACCTTAAACAGCTTGGCCCGGCTGGATGCCCTAGCAGTGAACCACTATGAACTGCAGCTTCGGTTCACATGTGGCAACAATGTGACGGAGGGACCACTCTATGTGGATGTGTACCGGGACCCTGGCTATAGCCCGTGCTCTGGCCGATTTGCCAGCCCAG CTGGGGAAATCATTCAGGTTCGGGAAACAGTCACACCTGGGGCCCAGCTGTACACTCTGCTGCTCCCAGGCCTGGAACTCCAGCATGCCCAG ATAAGCATTAACAGTGCCCAGGACCCTCCATACTTCCCTGGACCTTTCTCCATCAATGGGCAAGGTTGGCTGCTGGCACCATCCCAGGGCCTCAAAGGCCAGGCTGGAAAG GTCTTCCAGCTTCAGATTTTGGTGACCTTTGGCCAAAATCGAAGCTGCCATGGGATGCTGAAGGTGAAAGTTTTGCCTGTTCCCTCCAGTCAGATCTCCTTCCT GGGGCAGGCCCGGAATATCACCATCCTGGATGACCTGGCCCCCGGCAGTCAGGTGGTTCAGGTTCGAGCCCGGGGCTTCGACGTGCGCTACGAAATCCTCTCCCCGGTGCCCTGCCCGCTCTTCTCCATCGGACGTG GGGACGGTGTGGTCCGCACCACCGCGCCCCTGGAGTTGGCGCAGGCCTGGGGCGCAGCAGTCACTAGGCTGCAGGTGAAGGCCTATGAGCGGCTCAGGCCGTGGGCCAGCGTTGACCTCGATCTCACGGTGAATGTGCGTTCGGTCAACCGCTGGCCCCCGCGCTGCCTCCCAGCGATGCTCGT GACTGAAATCCCCGAGACCACGCCGGTGGGCACGGTGCTGAACACCTTCACTTGCACTGATCCAGACTCTCCTGGCTCCACCCTCAACTACGAGCTGCGGTTCCACAGCCCTCCTGGCCCAGCTAGCCTCTGCCTTCGAGGCAGGGCCTTGGAG GTGAATGCCACACTGGACTGTGACACTCCTGGGGCCTGCTTTCAGCATGCAGCCTCCATCCTGGTGCTCGATGGTGGTCAGCCCCTGATGACCA CTGAGGTGCCAGTATTGGTGATGGTGATTCCTGTCAATGAGTTCTCCCCAGCCTGTGTCCCACACACATTCCGGATCCGGGAGGATGCAGGGCCCCACACCCTGCTGGGCTCTGTGGTGGGCACGGACAAGGATTACCCACACAACAGCATTGAGTATGACATCTCTGGTGGGCCCACCGCCTTCTCTGTGGACCGTCTCAGCGGTACTCCTACCCCAGGGCTGGGATGGAAGGGTGGAACCAGAGTTGACTGCAAGCTGAGGCTGTGGGCACCTCTTCTAGGGGAAATTCACCTCCTGGGATCTTTGGACTATGAGCTGCAGACATTGTACAGGCTCACAGTCCTAGTGACTGACCAGAGCCAAGACCAGGACCCCACCAACCGCCGCTCTGGCTCCTGCACCATTACCATTGAGGTTGAG GATGTGAACGACCATGCCCCCGAGTGTCAGCCCCCATTTCAGGAACTCACCATCTACGCTCCCCTGGGCCGTAGTGTGGAGGTGACCAAGGTGTCCTGTTGGGTTCCTCAGGAGCCACAGCGTCTGGTCTTTTCCTACAGCATCGTGGGAG GGAATAGTCAGAGCCGATTCAGCCTGCAAGGACCCATCCTGGTGCTCAACAACATGTTGGGGCCCCCCTGGCCAGAGCAGCCCCATACTCATGAGCTATTGATCCGGGTGGCTGACGCGGGTCGCTCCATTCCCCACCTCAGCGCCACAGCCACTGTCATTGTGCATCTCGTTCCTTGGAGCACCAGCACAGCGGCCACCCGCACCCGCAGCGCTGCA GTGACTTCAGTGACGACACCCCTGCTTGTGACAGACACGGAGGCTTTCTGGCAGCCGGAACCCTGGTTTGTGGTGGTGCTGACCGTGACCAGTGCCCTCTTTCTCTTGGCTCTAGGCTGGCTCTTCAGCAGGCTCTTCCAGGG GTTGGCCCAGATGCTACAGACACCAAGAAAACCAGCCCAGGCTCTGCTACTGAACAG TATCCAGGGAACTGAGGAATCCATTGAGGGGTTCATGGAGGCACCAAGGATGGAGATGCCCCAGACACCTAGCAGTGCCATGAGCCTG CTCTTTGATGGCAGAGCACAGGACTCCCGTGAGTCCCCCTCTTCCCAAACCACTCTCCACCTGGGTCCACTTTCTCTCTTCAGCCCATCTCAGCATCTCCTTTCACCACCAGGCAACCACTATTTACTCTTTCCCTGA
- the CDHR4 gene encoding cadherin-related family member 4 isoform X1, whose translation MALLRPPALLLALVVSELHCLPWFINVSESQGPGTTIHSFSFNCTAHMPMLELVHVQPPTTFFNQPSLSRWQKIYVGTVTLNSLARLDALAVNHYELQLRFTCGNNVTEGPLYVDVYRDPGYSPCSGRFASPAGEIIQVRETVTPGAQLYTLLLPGLELQHAQISINSAQDPPYFPGPFSINGQGWLLAPSQGLKGQAGKVFQLQILVTFGQNRSCHGMLKVKVLPVPSSQISFLGQARNITILDDLAPGSQVVQVRARGFDVRYEILSPVPCPLFSIGRGDGVVRTTAPLELAQAWGAAVTRLQVKAYERLRPWASVDLDLTVNVRSVNRWPPRCLPAMLVTEIPETTPVGTVLNTFTCTDPDSPGSTLNYELRFHSPPGPASLCLRGRALEVNATLDCDTPGACFQHAASILVLDGGQPLMTTEVPVLVMVIPVNEFSPACVPHTFRIREDAGPHTLLGSVVGTDKDYPHNSIEYDISGGPTAFSVDRLSGTPTPGLGWKGGTRVDCKLRLWAPLLGEIHLLGSLDYELQTLYRLTVLVTDQSQDQDPTNRRSGSCTITIEVEDVNDHAPECQPPFQELTIYAPLGRSVEVTKVSCWVPQEPQRLVFSYSIVGGNSQSRFSLQGPILVLNNMLGPPWPEQPHTHELLIRVADAGRSIPHLSATATVIVHLVPWSTSTAATRTRSAAVTSVTTPLLVTDTEAFWQPEPWFVVVLTVTSALFLLALGWLFSRLFQGLAQMLQTPRKPAQALLLNSIQGTEESIEGFMEAPRMEMPQTPSSAMSLQLFDGRAQDSRESPSSQTTLHLGPLSLFSPSQHLLSPPGNHYLLFP comes from the exons ATGGCCCTGCTCAGGCCCCCGGCGCTTCTGCTTGCTCTGGTTGTCTCTG AACTCCACTGCCTGCCCTGGTTCATAAATGTCTCTGAAAGCCAGGGACCTGGCACCACCATTCATTCCTTCTCCTTCAACTGCACTGCTCACATGCCCATGCTGGAGTTGGTCCACGTGCAGCCACCCACCACCTTCTTCAACCAACCCAGCTTGAGCAGGTGGCAGAAGATCTATGTGGGCACG GTGACCTTAAACAGCTTGGCCCGGCTGGATGCCCTAGCAGTGAACCACTATGAACTGCAGCTTCGGTTCACATGTGGCAACAATGTGACGGAGGGACCACTCTATGTGGATGTGTACCGGGACCCTGGCTATAGCCCGTGCTCTGGCCGATTTGCCAGCCCAG CTGGGGAAATCATTCAGGTTCGGGAAACAGTCACACCTGGGGCCCAGCTGTACACTCTGCTGCTCCCAGGCCTGGAACTCCAGCATGCCCAG ATAAGCATTAACAGTGCCCAGGACCCTCCATACTTCCCTGGACCTTTCTCCATCAATGGGCAAGGTTGGCTGCTGGCACCATCCCAGGGCCTCAAAGGCCAGGCTGGAAAG GTCTTCCAGCTTCAGATTTTGGTGACCTTTGGCCAAAATCGAAGCTGCCATGGGATGCTGAAGGTGAAAGTTTTGCCTGTTCCCTCCAGTCAGATCTCCTTCCT GGGGCAGGCCCGGAATATCACCATCCTGGATGACCTGGCCCCCGGCAGTCAGGTGGTTCAGGTTCGAGCCCGGGGCTTCGACGTGCGCTACGAAATCCTCTCCCCGGTGCCCTGCCCGCTCTTCTCCATCGGACGTG GGGACGGTGTGGTCCGCACCACCGCGCCCCTGGAGTTGGCGCAGGCCTGGGGCGCAGCAGTCACTAGGCTGCAGGTGAAGGCCTATGAGCGGCTCAGGCCGTGGGCCAGCGTTGACCTCGATCTCACGGTGAATGTGCGTTCGGTCAACCGCTGGCCCCCGCGCTGCCTCCCAGCGATGCTCGT GACTGAAATCCCCGAGACCACGCCGGTGGGCACGGTGCTGAACACCTTCACTTGCACTGATCCAGACTCTCCTGGCTCCACCCTCAACTACGAGCTGCGGTTCCACAGCCCTCCTGGCCCAGCTAGCCTCTGCCTTCGAGGCAGGGCCTTGGAG GTGAATGCCACACTGGACTGTGACACTCCTGGGGCCTGCTTTCAGCATGCAGCCTCCATCCTGGTGCTCGATGGTGGTCAGCCCCTGATGACCA CTGAGGTGCCAGTATTGGTGATGGTGATTCCTGTCAATGAGTTCTCCCCAGCCTGTGTCCCACACACATTCCGGATCCGGGAGGATGCAGGGCCCCACACCCTGCTGGGCTCTGTGGTGGGCACGGACAAGGATTACCCACACAACAGCATTGAGTATGACATCTCTGGTGGGCCCACCGCCTTCTCTGTGGACCGTCTCAGCGGTACTCCTACCCCAGGGCTGGGATGGAAGGGTGGAACCAGAGTTGACTGCAAGCTGAGGCTGTGGGCACCTCTTCTAGGGGAAATTCACCTCCTGGGATCTTTGGACTATGAGCTGCAGACATTGTACAGGCTCACAGTCCTAGTGACTGACCAGAGCCAAGACCAGGACCCCACCAACCGCCGCTCTGGCTCCTGCACCATTACCATTGAGGTTGAG GATGTGAACGACCATGCCCCCGAGTGTCAGCCCCCATTTCAGGAACTCACCATCTACGCTCCCCTGGGCCGTAGTGTGGAGGTGACCAAGGTGTCCTGTTGGGTTCCTCAGGAGCCACAGCGTCTGGTCTTTTCCTACAGCATCGTGGGAG GGAATAGTCAGAGCCGATTCAGCCTGCAAGGACCCATCCTGGTGCTCAACAACATGTTGGGGCCCCCCTGGCCAGAGCAGCCCCATACTCATGAGCTATTGATCCGGGTGGCTGACGCGGGTCGCTCCATTCCCCACCTCAGCGCCACAGCCACTGTCATTGTGCATCTCGTTCCTTGGAGCACCAGCACAGCGGCCACCCGCACCCGCAGCGCTGCA GTGACTTCAGTGACGACACCCCTGCTTGTGACAGACACGGAGGCTTTCTGGCAGCCGGAACCCTGGTTTGTGGTGGTGCTGACCGTGACCAGTGCCCTCTTTCTCTTGGCTCTAGGCTGGCTCTTCAGCAGGCTCTTCCAGGG GTTGGCCCAGATGCTACAGACACCAAGAAAACCAGCCCAGGCTCTGCTACTGAACAG TATCCAGGGAACTGAGGAATCCATTGAGGGGTTCATGGAGGCACCAAGGATGGAGATGCCCCAGACACCTAGCAGTGCCATGAGCCTG CAGCTCTTTGATGGCAGAGCACAGGACTCCCGTGAGTCCCCCTCTTCCCAAACCACTCTCCACCTGGGTCCACTTTCTCTCTTCAGCCCATCTCAGCATCTCCTTTCACCACCAGGCAACCACTATTTACTCTTTCCCTGA